The Canis lupus dingo isolate Sandy chromosome 18, ASM325472v2, whole genome shotgun sequence genome includes the window ctcagtctctctccctctcccctcttcttccccatTAAGCCAGAATCATGAGTTAATTGGTCCTGGCGAGGAAAGGAGTGGCAGTGACAGGTCCCTTTACATCTGTCAGGGCAGAGGCAAACCCTGCCTCCTTTGGCATCCTCGCCAGCCCCCACGCAGGTGCCACAGAGGCGCCGCACCCCCGCATCCCCTTGCTCAGGTCTCTTCCAGCTCAACGCGTGCGCGcgaacacacgcacacacgcccCACTCCCTGATTGGGCATCACTGGGTATCATGGAGTGAGATGGACGTTGGGAGAGAGAGGGTTTGCATCCTTTCTTTACCTTGCTCTCCTTCCCAGCCTGACGCCCCTCCATCACCCTTCTTCTCGGCGGCAGCACCCAAGTATTCCGCGGCTGGCCAAGGCCGGCCGGCTCCAGCAGCTTCGTCCCCGGGAGCCGGCCCGAGGCTCGGGACCCTACCACCCGACCGGCGGACGGAGCCACTCGCCCCTCCCCGCCTGGAGTCACCTGGAGTCAGGCGTGGCTCCCGCCGCCCTTCGCAGCCACGCCTTTTGATTGGGTATCAGGTTCGCCGTGAGCGACGCCATTGGCTGCAGCACCCATCGTTCCTGTGCTTGGCCCCAGCTTTTAGGAGGAAGCGCGGAAGCTAGGGCCGGGGACCCGGGACCGCAGAGGGCTGGGGTCGGGGGCCCTGGGGTTACGGAGGTCGCGAGCCACgtcagccccgccccccggccggcAGCGGGCCGCGGACCGCGTCTCCCCGCGGCGCCCTCCAACCGCCTCGCGCGAGCTGCGCGTGCGCACCAGCCCGGGGGCGCGCGCTCCAGGCGGCGGGCGAGGCGGCGGGTGGGTGGGCCgggtgggaggggggcgggggtggggaggaggggggctagTGGACCAGGGACTAGGGTGAGGGTTAATGTCTGGGAGAAGGCGGTTCCGTTAGAATTTTCGCTCCGGGGCATGCGAGACCCGCGGGGTAAGCCGCACAGAGCCGTGAAGAGACGCGGCAAGGCCGGCGGCCAGGGCGCCCCATGCCAGGCCCGGGTCCACGGGCGGTGGTACCTGGAGCCAAGAAGCAGAGGGGCGCAGATGCTGCGAGAAAAACTGTGGGTGCCCTGGAACGGGCTCATTGTGATCGGGAAGAGAATGGAGCTCCTGGGTAGAAATACACAAAAGCCCAGAATGTGGGACCCAAAGCTTGACTCTGAGGACTGGGGTCTGGAAGATGTGGAAAAGACGGTCTTGAAAGCGAAGTTAGGCCAGAATCAGGAAAGGATGGATGTGAAGCTACTGCACAGTGTAGCAAGTGCATTACAGGCTTCAGCAGGTTTGCGGAAAAGTACCGCAAAGGAGTTGTGGGGAAAGGAAGACGTTAGAGGCAAAATAGACGATGAATCTGAGATAGCAGGGACTACCGAAGGGTCTAGGAGGGGGTCTGGGTTTAAAGAGAAGTTGAAGTTTACTGGGGTGGGGACCAAAGGAGGGGACTTGAGATCCAGACCACATACACTCCCACAGAATGAGGAGATGCTGAGGTCCAGTGGAGAGAAGCTGAGTCGAGAGAAGCTGAGGTCAAGTGGAGAGATGCTGAGGTCAAGTGGAGAGAAGCTTAGGTCAAGTGGAGAGAAGCTGAGGTCAAGTAGAGAGAAGCTGAGGTCAAGTGGAGAGAAGCTGAGGTCAAGTGGAGAGATGCTGAGGTCAAGTGGAGAGAAGCTTAGGTCAAGTGGAGAGAAGCTGAGGTCAAGTAGAGAGAAGCTGAGGTCAAGTGGAGAGAAACTGAGGTCAAATGGAGAGAAGCTGAGTGGAGAGAAGCTGAGATCAAGTGGTGAGAAGCTGAGTCTGAGTGAAGAGATCCTGAGGTCAAGTGGAGAGAAGCAGGGATCCAGGGGAGAGAAGCTGGAAAGTAGTGGAAACGATTTGAGATCCACTGGAGATCAACTGCAGTCAAGTGTGGAGAAGCTGGAGGATTCAGGGATGGGAAGCATAAATGAAGAGACAGATGAGAGAGTAGTAGAAGTTGCTGGTGATGAAAAATTGATTAAAGTTACTGATGCAGAGATGGAAATTCCTTTGGAAAGGGTGGAAGGGAGTGATGAAGAGCTAGAAGGGACCAAGGGGGCAGTGGTGGTTGAGGAGGATGTCTTGGGTGGAGTGAATGATACAGCTGATGAATCTGTTTCtatggaagagagagaggttATAGATGAAGGTGATAGTGAATGAGTTAGATGAAAGATTGAAgctaaggaagaaaagagaggcagataGAGGAAGTGTTGTAAATCAAGGAGGAGAAATTAGAGCCAAACAGAGAATTAGGGccctgaataagtaaatataagagaggaaaggagaacatGGGAATGAAGAACTTTTCAGGATGAAGGTGGAGGCTAggaccaaaggaaatgaagaagagtgagagagaaatgaaaacattttgaggAGAATGAAAAGATCTGATAATGTGTTGCTACGTCAAGGAAAGGTAGAGATTATTTTGGAGAAGAGCTGTGACTGAAGGgcttgttttgaaatatttgagaaatgggTTTGGGAGGGGCTAGAGGATTTAGTTTAAAAAgtgtgattggaaaaaaaaaacaaaaaacaaaacaaaagaaaagtgtgATTGGGTTTATAAGATAGAGAAAATATAGTGAGAAAAATGGGGTATTATAGCAGGATAAAGG containing:
- the LOC112659361 gene encoding uncharacterized protein LOC112659361 isoform X8, translating into MRDPRGKPHRAVKRRGKAGGQGAPCQARVHGRWYLEPRSRGAQMLREKLWVPWNGLIVIGKRMELLGRNTQKPRMWDPKLDSEDWGLEDVEKTVLKAKLGQNQERMDVKLLHSVASALQASAGLRKSTAKELWGKEDVRGKIDDESEIAGTTEGSRRGSGFKEKLKFTGVGTKGGDLRSRPHTLPQNEEMLRSSGEKLSREKLRSSREKLRSSGEKLRSNGEKLSGEKLRSSGEKLSLSEEILRSSGEKQGSRGEKLESSGNDLRSTGDQLQSSVEKLEDSGMGSINEETDERVVEVAGDEKLIKVTDAEMEIPLERVEGSDEELEGTKGAVVVEEDVLGGVNDTADESVSMEEREVIDEGDSE
- the LOC112659361 gene encoding uncharacterized protein LOC112659361 isoform X7 — protein: MRDPRGKPHRAVKRRGKAGGQGAPCQARVHGRWYLEPRSRGAQMLREKLWVPWNGLIVIGKRMELLGRNTQKPRMWDPKLDSEDWGLEDVEKTVLKAKLGQNQERMDVKLLHSVASALQASAGLRKSTAKELWGKEDVRGKIDDESEIAGTTEGSRRGSGFKEKLKFTGVGTKGGDLRSRPHTLPQNEEMLRSSGEKLSREKLRSSGEKLRSSREKLRSSGEKLRSNGEKLSGEKLRSSGEKLSLSEEILRSSGEKQGSRGEKLESSGNDLRSTGDQLQSSVEKLEDSGMGSINEETDERVVEVAGDEKLIKVTDAEMEIPLERVEGSDEELEGTKGAVVVEEDVLGGVNDTADESVSMEEREVIDEGDSE
- the LOC112659361 gene encoding uncharacterized protein LOC112659361 isoform X5 — translated: MRDPRGKPHRAVKRRGKAGGQGAPCQARVHGRWYLEPRSRGAQMLREKLWVPWNGLIVIGKRMELLGRNTQKPRMWDPKLDSEDWGLEDVEKTVLKAKLGQNQERMDVKLLHSVASALQASAGLRKSTAKELWGKEDVRGKIDDESEIAGTTEGSRRGSGFKEKLKFTGVGTKGGDLRSRPHTLPQNEEMLRSSGEKLSREKLRSSGEMLRSSGEKLRSSGEKLRSSREKLRSSREKLRSSGEKLRSNGEKLSGEKLRSSGEKLSLSEEILRSSGEKQGSRGEKLESSGNDLRSTGDQLQSSVEKLEDSGMGSINEETDERVVEVAGDEKLIKVTDAEMEIPLERVEGSDEELEGTKGAVVVEEDVLGGVNDTADESVSMEEREVIDEGDSE
- the LOC112659361 gene encoding uncharacterized protein LOC112659361 isoform X3; this translates as MRDPRGKPHRAVKRRGKAGGQGAPCQARVHGRWYLEPRSRGAQMLREKLWVPWNGLIVIGKRMELLGRNTQKPRMWDPKLDSEDWGLEDVEKTVLKAKLGQNQERMDVKLLHSVASALQASAGLRKSTAKELWGKEDVRGKIDDESEIAGTTEGSRRGSGFKEKLKFTGVGTKGGDLRSRPHTLPQNEEMLRSSGEKLSREKLRSSGEMLRSSGEKLRSSGEKLRSSREKLRSSGEKLRSSREKLRSSGEKLRSNGEKLSGEKLRSSGEKLSLSEEILRSSGEKQGSRGEKLESSGNDLRSTGDQLQSSVEKLEDSGMGSINEETDERVVEVAGDEKLIKVTDAEMEIPLERVEGSDEELEGTKGAVVVEEDVLGGVNDTADESVSMEEREVIDEGDSE
- the LOC112659361 gene encoding uncharacterized protein LOC112659361 isoform X6; the protein is MRDPRGKPHRAVKRRGKAGGQGAPCQARVHGRWYLEPRSRGAQMLREKLWVPWNGLIVIGKRMELLGRNTQKPRMWDPKLDSEDWGLEDVEKTVLKAKLGQNQERMDVKLLHSVASALQASAGLRKSTAKELWGKEDVRGKIDDESEIAGTTEGSRRGSGFKEKLKFTGVGTKGGDLRSRPHTLPQNEEMLRSSGEKLSREKLRSSGEMLRSSGEKLRSSGEKLRSSGEKLRSNGEKLSGEKLRSSGEKLSLSEEILRSSGEKQGSRGEKLESSGNDLRSTGDQLQSSVEKLEDSGMGSINEETDERVVEVAGDEKLIKVTDAEMEIPLERVEGSDEELEGTKGAVVVEEDVLGGVNDTADESVSMEEREVIDEGDSE
- the LOC112659361 gene encoding uncharacterized protein LOC112659361 isoform X4 produces the protein MRDPRGKPHRAVKRRGKAGGQGAPCQARVHGRWYLEPRSRGAQMLREKLWVPWNGLIVIGKRMELLGRNTQKPRMWDPKLDSEDWGLEDVEKTVLKAKLGQNQERMDVKLLHSVASALQASAGLRKSTAKELWGKEDVRGKIDDESEIAGTTEGSRRGSGFKEKLKFTGVGTKGGDLRSRPHTLPQNEEMLRSSGEKLSREKLRSSGEKLRSSGEMLRSSGEKLRSSGEKLRSSREKLRSSGEKLRSNGEKLSGEKLRSSGEKLSLSEEILRSSGEKQGSRGEKLESSGNDLRSTGDQLQSSVEKLEDSGMGSINEETDERVVEVAGDEKLIKVTDAEMEIPLERVEGSDEELEGTKGAVVVEEDVLGGVNDTADESVSMEEREVIDEGDSE
- the LOC112659361 gene encoding uncharacterized protein LOC112659361 isoform X1; this encodes MRDPRGKPHRAVKRRGKAGGQGAPCQARVHGRWYLEPRSRGAQMLREKLWVPWNGLIVIGKRMELLGRNTQKPRMWDPKLDSEDWGLEDVEKTVLKAKLGQNQERMDVKLLHSVASALQASAGLRKSTAKELWGKEDVRGKIDDESEIAGTTEGSRRGSGFKEKLKFTGVGTKGGDLRSRPHTLPQNEEMLRSSGEKLSREKLRSSGEMLRSSGEKLRSSGEKLRSSREKLRSSGEKLRSSGEMLRSSREKLRSSGEKLRSNGEKLSGEKLRSSGEKLSLSEEILRSSGEKQGSRGEKLESSGNDLRSTGDQLQSSVEKLEDSGMGSINEETDERVVEVAGDEKLIKVTDAEMEIPLERVEGSDEELEGTKGAVVVEEDVLGGVNDTADESVSMEEREVIDEGDSE
- the LOC112659361 gene encoding uncharacterized protein LOC112659361 isoform X2 is translated as MRDPRGKPHRAVKRRGKAGGQGAPCQARVHGRWYLEPRSRGAQMLREKLWVPWNGLIVIGKRMELLGRNTQKPRMWDPKLDSEDWGLEDVEKTVLKAKLGQNQERMDVKLLHSVASALQASAGLRKSTAKELWGKEDVRGKIDDESEIAGTTEGSRRGSGFKEKLKFTGVGTKGGDLRSRPHTLPQNEEMLRSSGEKLSREKLRSSREKLRSSGEKLRSSGEMLRSSGEKLRSSGEKLRSSREKLRSSGEKLRSNGEKLSGEKLRSSGEKLSLSEEILRSSGEKQGSRGEKLESSGNDLRSTGDQLQSSVEKLEDSGMGSINEETDERVVEVAGDEKLIKVTDAEMEIPLERVEGSDEELEGTKGAVVVEEDVLGGVNDTADESVSMEEREVIDEGDSE